One genomic window of Medicago truncatula cultivar Jemalong A17 chromosome 1, MtrunA17r5.0-ANR, whole genome shotgun sequence includes the following:
- the LOC25484704 gene encoding protein AGENET DOMAIN (AGD)-CONTAINING P1: MATRSTTRASSSASVASANTTNPLQQQVDNYNDEIKKKVLVKANETVTLEKDGFHFVVGALVEVCSDEKGLKGAWFLGTIVELKRHFRFVVEYEALIDDDSKPLREELNIRHIRPRPPKTDDVAEFKFFDEVDAFHNDGWWVGIVTKVVGDSKYVVFFRSFKEEMEFHHSQLRLHQDWMDRRWVMASKALKF; encoded by the exons ATGGCAACCAGATCCACAACCCGTGCTTCTTCCTCCGCCTCTGTCGCCTCCGCTAACACTACCAATCCACTTCAACAGCAG GTTGATAATTATAATGATGAAATCAAGAAAAAGGTGTTGGTGAAAGCCAATGAAACAGTAACCTTGGAGAAGGATGGTTTTCATTTTGTGGTAGGAGCATTGGTTGAGGTCTGTAGTGATGAAAAGGGTCTCAAAGGGGCTTGGTTTCTTGGCACCATCGTTGAATTAAAGCGACATTTTAGGTTTGTCGTCGAGTATGAGGCCCTGATCGATGATGATTCTAAGCCTTTGAGAGAGGAGTTGAATATCCGGCATATTAGGCCTCGTCCACCAAAGACTGATGATGTTGCTGAGTTCAAATTTTTCGACGAAGTTGATGCTTTTCACAATGATGGCTGGTGGGTTGGTATTGTTACAAAAGTTGTTGGGGACTCCAAGTATGTTGTGTTTTTCAGGAGCTTCAAGGAAGAGATGGAGTTTCATCATTCTCAGTTGAGGCTGCATCAGGATTGGATGGATCGCAGATGGGTCATGGCTTCTAAG
- the LOC25484707 gene encoding LOW QUALITY PROTEIN: protein AGENET DOMAIN (AGD)-CONTAINING P1 (The sequence of the model RefSeq protein was modified relative to this genomic sequence to represent the inferred CDS: inserted 1 base in 1 codon), which produces MKQVQSISKNHSSFTSSDQFFRRRLTGCSNSAMKLMPITMXGWWEGHITEELEDGRFAVYFRVSKEQIVFNKEELRLHREWMHEKWVPPFQQQDDSDIKKKVTVKVDETVTEENVDFEVKPGTLVEVCSDEEGFKGAWFSATLVEVKGEGKLVVEYDSLLDEDSSLLREDVDILQMRPRPPKTAEVAQFEVLDEVDAYYNDGWWVGVVSKVLGDSKYIVFFRNSNEEIEFQDSQLRLHQDWMNGKWVMVSKALVLRF; this is translated from the exons ATGAAGCAGGTACAAAGCATCTCAAAGAATCACTCAAGCTTCACCAGCTCCGACCAGTTCTTCCGACGGAGGCTAACCGGGTGTTCAAATTCGGCGATGAAGTTGATGCCTATCACAA ATGGATGGTGGGAGGGTCACATTACTGAGGAATTGGAGGATGGAAGGTTCGCGGTGTATTTCAGAGTTTCGAAGGAGCAGATCGTGTTCAACAAGGAGGAGCTCAGACTTCACCGTGAATGGATGCATGAAAAATGGGTCCCACCTTTTCAACAACAG GATGATAGTGACATCAAGAAAAAGGTGACGGTGAAGGTTGATGAAACTGTGACGGAAGAGAATGTGGATTTTGAGGTTAAGCCAGGGACATTGGTTGAGGTTTGCAGTGATGAAGAGGGTTTTAAAGGAGCTTGGTTTTCTGCCACACTTGTTGAGGTGAAGGGAGAAGGTAAGTTAGTTGTCGAGTACGATAGCCTGCTGGATGAGGATTCAAGTCTCCTGAGAGAGGATGTTGATATCCTGCAAATGAGGCCTCGTCCACCAAAAACTGCTGAAGTTGCTCAGTTTGAAGTTCTTGATGAAGTTGATGCTTATTATAACGATGGGTGGTGGGTTGGTGTTGTTTCGAAAGTTCTTGGGGACTCCaagtatattgtttttttcaGGAACTCCAATGAGGAAATTGAGTTTCAAGATTCCCAGTTGAGGCTGCATCAGGACTGGATGAATGGCAAATGGGTCATGGTTTCGAAG GCGTTGGTGTTGAGGTTTTGA
- the LOC11413612 gene encoding putative pentatricopeptide repeat-containing protein At1g56570: protein MPMACSRKLLSSTNFRPIPFSVQNSLRCIQNDTPFNPKDLTGLTTDLIKSYFDKGSFEEAHTLFDEMPHRDVIAWTSMITGYTSCNHHSRAWNVFTNMLRDGVKPNAFTVSAVLKACKSLKALLCGKLVHGLAIKIGTQGSSIYVDNALMDMYATCCDSMDNARLVFEDIGTKNAVSWTTLITGYTHRRDAFGGLRVFRQMFMEEGELSPFSFSIAVSACASIGSSNLGKQVHAAVINHGFESNLPVMNAILDMYCRCRCASEAKQLFGEMTQKDTITWNTLIAGFETLDSYESLCIFSQMVSEGFSPNCFTFTSVIAACANLAILYCGQQLHGGIIHRGLDNNLELSNALIDMYAKCGNVADSHKIFSGMRHTNLVSWTSMMIGYGAHGHGKEAVDLFNEMVGSGIKPDKIVFMAVLSACSHAGLVDEGLRYFRLMTSYYNVAPDRDIYACVVDLLSRAGRVKEAYELIENMPFKPDESIWVALLGACKKYKQPSIQKLAALKVLEMKPNKAGTYVLLSNFSAAEGNWADFASLRKLMRSTKSKKEVGRSWIELKNQVCSFIVGDIFDSSNKEVCEVLELLIRHMKDAGYVLDLDCSAHDLEDET from the exons ATGCCAATGGCATGTAGCAGAAAGTTACTATCCTCAACGAATTTCCGACCCATTCCATTTTCAGTCCAAAACTCTCTTCGCTGCATCCAAAATGACACACCCTTTAATCCCAAAGACTTAACGGGTTTAACAACGGATCTCATAAAGTCCTATTTTGACAAAGGCTCGTTCGAAGAAGCGCACACACTGTTCGACGAAATGCCTCACAGAGACGTTATTGCCTGGACGTCCATGATCACCGGCTACACCTCCTGCAATCATCACAGCCGTGCTTGGAATGTGTTTACTAATATGCTTAGAGATGGGGTGAAGCCGAATGCTTTCACTGTTTCTGCGGTTTTGAAGGCTTGTAAAAGTTTGAAAGCTCTTTTGTGTGGGAAATTGGTTCATGGGTTGGCGATTAAGATTGGTACGCAAGGTTCATCAATATATGTTGATAATGCACTTATGGATATGTATGCTACTTGTTGTGATAGTATGGATAATGCAAGATTGGTTTTTGAGGATATTGGAACTAAAAATGCTGTTTCTTGGACTACTTTGATTACTGGGTATACTCATCGACGTGATGCGTTTGGTGGTCTTCGTGTTTTTCGCCAAATGTTTATG GAGGAAGGAGAGTTGAGTCCCTTCAGCTTCTCAATTGCTGTTAGTGCTTGTGCCTCAATTGGGTCAAGTAACTTGGGTAAGCAGGTACATGCTGCAGTAATTAATCATGGATTTGAGTCCAATCTTCCTGTGATGAACGCCATACTGGACATGTATTGCAGGTGTCGTTGCGCATCTGAGGCAAAACAATTATTCGGTGAAATGACTCAGAAAGATACGATTACATGGAATACTTTGATAGCTGGATTTGAAACACTGGATTCTTATGAGTCTCTCTGCATATTTTCACAAATGGTGTCAGAAGGTTTTAGTCCGAATTGCTTCACATTTACTAGTGTTATAGCTGCATGTGCAAACTTAGCAATTCTGTATTGTGGGCAACAGCTTCATGGTGGAATCATTCATAGAGGCCTGGATAACAACTTGGAATTATCCAATGCCCTTATAGATATGTATGCGAAGTGTGGAAATGTAGCTGATTCACATAAAATATTTAGCGGAATGCGGCACACAAATTTGGTCTCATGGACTTCCATGATGATTGGGTACGGTGCTCATGGACATGGAAAAGAGGCTGTTGATTTGTTCAATGAGATGGTTGGATCAGGTATTAAACCTGATAAGATAGTGTTTATGGCAGTTCTCAGTGCTTGCAGTCACGCCGGACTAGTGGACGAAGGTCTGAGATATTTTAGGTTAATGACCAGTTATTATAATGTTGCACCGGATCGAGATATATATGCATGTGTGGTGGATTTACTCAGTCGTGCAGGAAGGGTAAAAGAAGCTTATGAACTAATAGAGAATATGCCATTTAAGCCTGATGAGTCTATATGGGTAGCCCTTCTCGGAgcttgtaaaaaatataaacaaccaaGTATACAGAAATTAGCAGCTTTGAAGGTTTTGGAAATGAAGCCAAATAAGGCGGGAACTTACGTGCTCTTATCAAATTTTTCTGCTGCTGAAGGTAACTGGGCTGATTTTGCCAGCTTGAGGAAACTGATGAGAAGTACTAAAAGTAAGAAAGAGGTGGGGAGGAGCTGGATTGAATTGAAAAATCAGGTTTGCAGTTTTATTGTTGGAGATATATTTGATTCTTCAAATAAGGAGGTGTGTGAAGTTCTAGAATTGTTGATTAGACATATGAAAGATGCAGGATATGTACTTGATTTAGATTGCTCTGCACATGACTTGGAAGATGAGACTTGA